One Microbacterium sp. W4I20 DNA window includes the following coding sequences:
- the smc gene encoding chromosome segregation protein SMC, which yields MHLKSLTLKGFKSFAQPTSFVFEPGVTCIVGPNGSGKSNVVDGLAWVMGEQGAKTLRGGKMEDVIFAGTSTRGPLGRAEVQLTIDNADGALPIEYAEVTISRTLFRNGSSEYAINGDSCRLLDVQELLSDSGLGREMHVIVGQGRLDTVLQASPEDRRGFIEEAAGILKHRRRKEKTLRKLDAMETNLTRLSDLAGEIRRQLKPLGRQAEIAREAQTIAAVVRDAKARIFADDVVALRTALADHTRTEHERHTERLVLTDQVEGVRAGITRLEQDQNSVAVDQARSVAFGLEQVQERMRGLYTLANQRLALLGSEEDDAAVTAVTVTQSTIDEARAEIDVISAGLGDAQDAAVTASREVVHARAELDTLDVDIAEQSALVSEYDMRLTTLRGTADAAASALAAVRGAVLRQENALEAANIRRREATDALESLDDAEAPEGTAVEHAAAYDSAQRAASAAESEREALRERLHTAEREVDSLTAKAAALSSALALSGGAAEIVKEGGAGVRGLVGDAVQVLSGFEAAIAAVLGPLAEGVLIDSAADAFALAAQATAQRRGVVDFVVADSLRPNVELPRIEGVTPAIETVTAPDGVLGVLSHVLIASDLDSSRAARAALDVAGDTTTTIVTIGGDVITAQTLRTGSGGERSRLELAAERDAARERLTEIQIVVDSLREAREDANETVEMTRRQAKDALRALREHDAALATHAEQVNRITVRHESAVAECERLETGLAQAQAAVADAEAKALTAKEAVEAAISAPRPVLDATARDGLLDALEAARENEVRARLEIETLRERVRAAQARVTSLERQREQERDAAAEAARRAVIRRGQREAASGVAEELPRILDSLDRSVTEARLALGEAEAARSAQNEELVALRAQETSLRERLAGLTESVHGLELQIHEKKLHLNSLLERVSSELALDEDILIAEYGPDQLVPRDPGGEPADGELIDDTAIPFDRRIQQRRLAEAERKLGQLGRVNPLALEEFAALEQRHAFLTEQLTDLTQTRQDLLTIIGDLDERMQTIFASAFEDTKEAFGQVFPLLFPGGTGSISLTDPENMLTTGIEVSVRPVGKKIERLSLLSGGERSLAAVALLVAIFKARPSPFYILDEVEAALDDANLGRLLTVFEQLRETSQLLVITHQKRTMEIADALYGVSMRQDGVSAVVGQRVGDRVSAAS from the coding sequence ATGCATCTGAAGAGCCTGACGCTCAAGGGGTTCAAATCCTTCGCCCAGCCGACCAGCTTCGTGTTCGAGCCTGGTGTGACCTGCATCGTCGGACCGAACGGATCGGGCAAGTCGAACGTCGTCGACGGTCTCGCCTGGGTGATGGGCGAACAGGGCGCGAAGACGCTCCGCGGCGGCAAGATGGAGGACGTCATCTTCGCCGGCACCTCGACGCGCGGACCGCTCGGTCGCGCGGAGGTGCAGCTCACGATCGACAACGCCGACGGTGCCCTGCCGATCGAATACGCCGAGGTGACGATCAGTCGCACGCTGTTCCGCAACGGGTCCAGCGAGTACGCGATCAACGGCGACAGCTGCCGCCTTCTCGACGTGCAGGAGCTCCTCAGCGACTCCGGCCTCGGACGCGAGATGCACGTCATCGTCGGCCAGGGGCGACTCGACACGGTTCTGCAGGCGTCGCCGGAGGATCGGCGCGGCTTCATCGAGGAGGCCGCCGGCATCCTGAAGCACCGGCGACGCAAAGAGAAAACCCTCCGCAAGCTCGATGCGATGGAGACGAACCTCACCCGTCTGAGCGACCTCGCCGGTGAGATCCGACGCCAGCTCAAGCCGCTCGGCCGCCAGGCGGAGATCGCGCGGGAGGCCCAGACCATCGCGGCTGTCGTCCGCGACGCCAAGGCGCGCATCTTCGCCGACGACGTCGTGGCCCTGCGCACCGCTCTCGCAGATCACACGCGCACCGAGCACGAGCGGCACACCGAGCGCCTGGTGCTCACCGATCAGGTCGAAGGCGTTCGCGCCGGCATCACCCGGTTGGAGCAGGACCAGAACTCCGTCGCGGTCGATCAGGCGCGCAGCGTGGCCTTCGGGCTCGAGCAGGTGCAAGAGCGCATGCGCGGCCTCTACACGCTCGCGAACCAGCGCCTCGCGCTGCTCGGTTCGGAGGAGGACGACGCGGCGGTCACAGCCGTCACGGTCACGCAGAGCACCATCGATGAGGCGAGGGCGGAGATCGACGTGATCTCGGCCGGCCTCGGCGACGCTCAGGATGCGGCGGTCACCGCCAGCCGCGAGGTCGTGCACGCTCGTGCCGAGCTGGACACGCTCGACGTCGACATCGCCGAGCAGAGCGCCCTCGTCTCCGAGTACGACATGCGTCTCACCACGCTGCGCGGAACAGCGGATGCCGCAGCCTCGGCCCTCGCGGCCGTGCGCGGAGCGGTCCTCCGGCAGGAGAACGCCCTCGAGGCGGCGAACATCCGGCGCCGGGAGGCGACCGATGCGCTCGAGAGCCTCGACGACGCCGAGGCTCCGGAGGGGACGGCGGTCGAGCACGCCGCGGCCTACGACAGTGCGCAGCGCGCAGCATCCGCTGCAGAGTCCGAGCGAGAGGCGCTGCGAGAGCGATTGCACACCGCCGAGCGCGAGGTCGACTCTCTGACCGCCAAGGCCGCCGCGCTGAGCAGTGCGCTCGCTCTCTCGGGCGGAGCTGCCGAGATCGTCAAGGAGGGCGGTGCCGGCGTGCGCGGTCTCGTCGGCGACGCCGTGCAGGTGCTTTCCGGCTTCGAAGCCGCCATCGCGGCGGTGCTCGGTCCGCTCGCGGAGGGGGTCCTCATCGACTCGGCGGCCGACGCCTTCGCTCTCGCAGCACAGGCGACCGCGCAGCGACGGGGAGTCGTGGACTTCGTGGTCGCCGACTCGCTGCGTCCGAACGTCGAGCTGCCCCGCATCGAGGGGGTCACGCCCGCGATCGAGACGGTCACCGCCCCGGACGGCGTCCTCGGAGTGCTGTCGCACGTGCTTATCGCGTCGGATCTCGATTCGTCACGTGCGGCTCGCGCAGCGCTCGACGTCGCCGGCGACACCACCACGACCATCGTCACGATCGGCGGCGACGTGATCACGGCGCAGACGCTGCGCACCGGTTCCGGAGGCGAGCGCTCGCGTCTGGAGCTCGCCGCAGAGCGCGACGCGGCCAGGGAGCGACTGACCGAGATCCAGATCGTCGTGGATTCGCTGCGCGAGGCGCGCGAGGACGCGAACGAGACTGTGGAGATGACGCGCCGTCAGGCGAAGGACGCACTCCGCGCCCTCCGCGAGCACGATGCCGCGCTGGCCACCCACGCCGAGCAGGTGAACCGGATCACGGTGCGTCATGAGTCGGCCGTTGCCGAGTGCGAGCGGCTGGAGACGGGTCTCGCCCAGGCCCAGGCGGCGGTCGCGGACGCCGAGGCGAAGGCCCTCACTGCGAAGGAGGCGGTCGAGGCCGCCATCTCCGCCCCGCGTCCGGTGCTCGACGCGACCGCCCGCGATGGCCTGCTCGATGCCCTCGAAGCGGCGCGGGAGAACGAGGTGCGCGCCAGGCTCGAGATCGAGACGCTCCGAGAGCGGGTGCGCGCGGCTCAGGCGCGAGTGACCAGTCTGGAGCGGCAGAGGGAACAGGAGCGGGATGCCGCGGCCGAAGCTGCACGGCGCGCGGTCATCCGGCGCGGGCAGCGGGAGGCGGCCTCCGGTGTGGCGGAGGAGCTGCCCCGCATCCTCGATTCGCTCGACCGTTCGGTCACCGAGGCCAGGCTCGCGCTCGGCGAAGCCGAAGCTGCGCGGTCGGCACAGAACGAAGAACTCGTCGCGCTGCGCGCGCAGGAGACATCTCTTCGCGAGCGTCTGGCGGGACTCACCGAGAGCGTGCACGGTCTGGAGTTGCAGATCCACGAGAAGAAGCTGCACCTGAACAGCCTGCTGGAGCGCGTGTCGTCGGAACTGGCGCTCGACGAAGATATTCTCATTGCGGAATATGGTCCGGATCAGCTGGTTCCTCGCGATCCAGGGGGAGAGCCGGCGGACGGCGAGCTCATCGACGATACGGCGATCCCGTTCGATCGCCGTATCCAGCAGCGGCGACTCGCCGAGGCAGAGCGCAAGCTCGGCCAGCTCGGACGGGTGAACCCCTTGGCGCTCGAGGAGTTCGCAGCCCTCGAGCAGCGCCACGCCTTCCTCACCGAGCAGCTGACCGATCTCACCCAGACGCGCCAAGACCTCCTGACGATCATCGGCGACCTCGACGAGCGGATGCAGACGATCTTCGCGAGCGCCTTCGAGGACACGAAAGAGGCGTTCGGCCAGGTGTTCCCGCTGCTCTTCCCCGGCGGAACCGGCAGCATCAGCCTCACCGATCCCGAGAACATGCTCACGACGGGCATCGAGGTCTCGGTCCGTCCGGTGGGCAAGAAGATCGAGCGTCTGTCCCTGCTCTCCGGTGGAGAGCGTTCCCTGGCGGCGGTCGCGCTACTGGTCGCGATCTTCAAGGCCCGTCCGAGCCCGTTCTACATCCTGGATGAGGTCGAGGCCGCTCTCGACGACGCGAACCTCGGGCGATTGCTCACGGTGTTCGAGCAGTTGCGGGAGACCTCCCAGCTCCTGGTCATCACGCACCAGAAGCGCACCATGGAGATCGCCGACGCACTCTACGGCGTCTCGATGCGTCAGGACGGTGTCTCCGCGGTGGTCGGCCAACGGGTCGGGGATCGGGTCTCCGCCGCGAGCTGA
- a CDS encoding GNAT family N-acetyltransferase: MTIPLTADATLRPLVLPARADAADAGEFRELARVRNLVYREITGRDEDALTPEALLPILRSRTDRTTFSWSVYIADEMVGRAVVNIPHEEGSRVAIVSIELRPQVWGRGIGSAVLPHLEAVAREHGRTVLQNWTEQQPSAGPRIEAPTGFGSVPEDHVARFLMRQGFRLEQVYRVSHLQLSLEAVQRARDLLAEAGAAAADYRIVQWMLPTPADRAAGYAWLKSRMSTDAPAAGLEMDEEIWDVARLTETEARIAEMGQTMQVTAAEHVLTGELSAFTELAIGPDRAEVTHQEDTLVLKEHRGHRLGQLVKCAALLAWSEVAPGSPSVITYNAEENRHMLSINEALGFTPTAYEGAWKKELT; encoded by the coding sequence ATGACCATCCCGCTCACCGCCGACGCGACCCTGCGTCCGCTCGTGCTCCCGGCACGGGCGGACGCGGCGGACGCGGGCGAGTTCCGCGAACTCGCCCGCGTCCGCAATCTGGTCTATCGCGAGATCACCGGCCGAGACGAAGACGCCCTCACCCCGGAGGCTCTCCTGCCGATCCTGCGTTCGCGCACGGATCGCACGACCTTCTCGTGGTCGGTGTACATCGCTGACGAGATGGTCGGACGCGCGGTCGTCAACATCCCGCACGAAGAAGGCTCCCGGGTGGCGATCGTGTCGATCGAGCTGCGACCGCAGGTCTGGGGCCGTGGCATCGGCAGTGCCGTGCTCCCCCATCTGGAAGCCGTCGCTCGCGAGCATGGACGCACGGTCCTGCAGAACTGGACCGAGCAGCAGCCGAGCGCGGGACCACGCATCGAGGCCCCGACCGGTTTCGGCAGCGTGCCCGAGGATCATGTCGCGCGATTCCTGATGCGTCAGGGCTTCCGCCTGGAGCAGGTCTACCGCGTCAGTCACCTCCAGCTGTCGCTGGAGGCAGTGCAGCGCGCGCGAGATCTCCTCGCGGAAGCCGGTGCCGCGGCGGCCGACTATCGGATCGTGCAGTGGATGCTGCCGACGCCCGCGGACCGGGCCGCCGGGTACGCCTGGCTGAAGTCGCGCATGTCGACCGACGCTCCGGCCGCCGGCCTTGAGATGGACGAGGAGATCTGGGATGTCGCGCGCCTGACCGAGACCGAGGCACGGATCGCGGAGATGGGCCAGACGATGCAGGTCACCGCCGCCGAGCACGTCCTCACCGGCGAACTCAGTGCGTTCACCGAGCTCGCGATCGGTCCGGATCGCGCGGAGGTCACGCACCAGGAGGACACCCTCGTCCTGAAGGAGCACCGGGGGCATCGGCTGGGTCAGCTGGTCAAGTGCGCGGCGCTGCTCGCCTGGTCCGAGGTCGCACCGGGATCACCGAGCGTGATCACCTACAACGCCGAGGAGAACCGGCACATGCTCTCCATCAACGAAGCCCTGGGCTTCACCCCCACCGCCTACGAAGGCGCCTGGAAGAAGGAACTGACATGA
- a CDS encoding GNAT family N-acetyltransferase, producing MKTVALTIDRLIVPASLENADAADFRAYGDLNRLICDEAVGIPDLAPDAAQMLPDWQDDTDSIDLGFVARLEGRIVGMVTMAFAQETDAHAAEVDLLVPAEHWGRGVEQALMERAEEEARARGRSVVQIWSLHRPEEAERMLVPRTGWGRIPAIPLSDLLESRGFVLEQVERNSEFDLRGDAEPQRKALADALAFAGSDYRVVEWMMPTPPELREGFAAVLARLSTDAPSGDMDFAAEHWDADRVVRREARLTAAGQAVSVVAVRHEPTGELVAYNELLIAADRSGVTHQFGTLVSKDHRGHRLGTIVKCANLLRWRELMPLSAVVSTFNAEENRPMLSINEAIGFVPVSYAGAWQKKI from the coding sequence ATGAAGACCGTCGCACTGACGATCGACCGACTGATCGTCCCTGCCTCGCTGGAGAATGCCGACGCCGCGGATTTCCGCGCGTACGGCGACCTCAACCGTCTGATCTGCGACGAGGCCGTCGGGATTCCCGACCTCGCCCCGGATGCTGCGCAGATGCTGCCTGATTGGCAGGACGACACCGACTCCATCGACCTCGGATTCGTCGCCCGCCTGGAAGGCCGGATCGTCGGGATGGTGACGATGGCTTTCGCCCAGGAGACGGATGCCCACGCCGCCGAGGTCGACCTTCTCGTGCCCGCCGAGCATTGGGGGCGCGGAGTCGAGCAAGCGCTGATGGAGCGCGCCGAAGAAGAGGCGCGGGCGCGCGGGCGCAGCGTCGTGCAGATCTGGTCACTGCACCGCCCCGAAGAGGCGGAGCGAATGCTCGTGCCGCGCACGGGCTGGGGACGGATCCCGGCGATCCCGCTCAGCGATCTGCTCGAATCCCGGGGCTTCGTGCTGGAGCAGGTGGAGCGCAACAGCGAGTTCGACCTGCGCGGCGACGCCGAACCGCAGCGCAAGGCGCTCGCGGACGCGCTGGCGTTCGCCGGCTCGGACTACCGTGTCGTGGAGTGGATGATGCCGACTCCGCCGGAGCTTCGGGAGGGGTTCGCCGCCGTGCTGGCCCGACTGTCGACCGACGCGCCGAGCGGCGACATGGACTTCGCCGCCGAGCACTGGGATGCCGACCGTGTGGTGCGCCGGGAGGCGCGTCTCACCGCGGCCGGTCAGGCGGTCTCGGTGGTGGCCGTGCGACACGAGCCGACGGGTGAGCTCGTCGCCTACAACGAGCTGCTCATCGCCGCCGACCGTTCCGGGGTGACCCATCAGTTCGGGACCCTGGTGTCGAAGGACCACCGCGGACACCGGCTCGGCACGATCGTCAAGTGCGCGAACCTGCTGCGCTGGCGCGAGCTGATGCCGCTGTCGGCCGTCGTGTCGACTTTCAACGCCGAGGAGAACCGCCCCATGCTGAGCATCAACGAGGCGATCGGCTTCGTGCCGGTGTCGTACGCGGGCGCCTGGCAGAAGAAGATCTGA
- a CDS encoding ABC transporter ATP-binding protein, protein MNIPVIEAHALSQSFGTTRALAGVDLAIHRGESVAIMGASGSGKTTLLHVLAGIIAPDAGSVIFRPAEGAPVDVTGMSESARSRLRRERFGFVFQQGLLIPELTAVENVALASMINGIPRRDAVQHAAAWLAALGLAGMEDRRIGELSGGQAQRVAIARAQATGAELVFADEPTGALDSQTSAEVMDALLWSTTGQGRTLVVVTHDPDVAARCTRTVAVRDGRILSSAVSA, encoded by the coding sequence ATGAACATCCCCGTGATCGAAGCACATGCCCTCTCCCAGTCGTTCGGAACCACTCGCGCGCTCGCCGGCGTCGATCTCGCGATCCACCGCGGCGAGTCGGTCGCGATCATGGGCGCATCGGGTTCCGGCAAGACGACCCTCCTCCATGTGCTCGCAGGCATCATCGCCCCGGATGCCGGGTCGGTGATCTTCCGCCCCGCCGAAGGGGCGCCGGTCGACGTCACCGGCATGAGCGAATCCGCGCGGTCCCGGTTGCGGCGCGAGCGGTTCGGCTTCGTCTTCCAGCAGGGACTGCTGATCCCCGAGCTGACCGCCGTCGAGAACGTCGCGCTCGCGTCGATGATCAACGGCATCCCGCGCCGCGACGCCGTGCAGCATGCCGCAGCATGGTTGGCGGCGCTCGGGCTCGCCGGCATGGAGGATCGTCGCATCGGCGAGCTCTCGGGCGGTCAGGCGCAGCGCGTGGCGATCGCCCGCGCCCAGGCGACCGGCGCCGAACTGGTGTTCGCCGACGAGCCGACGGGCGCACTCGACTCCCAGACCTCCGCGGAGGTCATGGACGCTCTCCTCTGGTCGACCACCGGCCAGGGACGCACCCTCGTCGTCGTCACCCACGACCCCGACGTCGCCGCACGGTGCACACGTACGGTCGCCGTCCGCGACGGACGCATCCTCTCCTCGGCGGTGTCGGCATGA
- a CDS encoding FtsX-like permease family protein, whose product MNRSVLALLLRPAPGQSSVIALPVVAFGVVTTLVLTVIGGAQSFWGWTDEFAPVYQALAAIALVLLVVPLMSLGGAAARLSARRRDERLSTLRLLGVSPGGVTVATVAESVLVAAAGAVAGVLGHVALSPLIGLIPFRGDPLGFGAVVLPPLSIGAVFLGVLLLAAVSAVIGLRRVVISPLGVRTRSTASGVHWIRAVLAAGAVAVAFVLIKVFPSIGGLVTTIVVLAGLFAAVLAVLNLVGPWVLKVSASRQLRRAEKPERLLAARIVLDDPKAAWRQVGGIAMASFMAVFAGTGVALLNVMSASDTSAADAALAADIRTGLVITLIGSFLMVAASVGVNQASDVLDQRELHRSLHHLGMPLETVDRARRRAIMSPLLVTAIGSALCAAILVFPLVGIALITAPLSLLTIALVVAIGIGVVWASTLATRPLLARAFQTA is encoded by the coding sequence ATGAACCGCTCGGTGCTCGCTCTGCTGCTCCGACCGGCACCCGGCCAGAGCAGTGTCATCGCTCTCCCGGTCGTCGCCTTCGGTGTGGTCACGACCCTCGTCCTGACCGTCATCGGCGGGGCGCAGTCCTTCTGGGGCTGGACCGACGAGTTCGCCCCGGTGTATCAGGCCCTCGCCGCCATCGCCCTGGTGCTGCTGGTGGTTCCGCTGATGTCGCTCGGCGGAGCGGCGGCCCGCCTCTCCGCGCGCCGACGGGATGAGCGCCTCTCCACTCTGCGCCTGCTGGGTGTGTCTCCCGGCGGCGTGACCGTGGCGACCGTCGCGGAATCGGTTCTCGTCGCCGCTGCAGGAGCTGTGGCCGGGGTCCTCGGTCACGTGGCGCTCTCCCCGCTGATCGGCCTGATCCCGTTCCGTGGCGACCCGCTCGGATTCGGCGCCGTCGTCCTGCCGCCGCTCTCCATCGGCGCCGTGTTCCTCGGTGTGCTCCTGCTCGCGGCGGTCAGCGCTGTGATCGGGTTGCGCCGCGTCGTGATCTCGCCGCTCGGCGTGCGCACTCGGTCGACCGCCTCCGGCGTGCACTGGATTCGCGCCGTCCTCGCCGCGGGCGCCGTCGCCGTCGCCTTCGTGCTGATCAAAGTGTTCCCCTCGATCGGCGGTCTCGTCACGACCATCGTCGTGCTCGCCGGACTGTTCGCCGCCGTGCTCGCCGTGCTCAACCTCGTCGGGCCCTGGGTCCTCAAGGTCTCCGCCTCGCGGCAGCTCCGCCGGGCAGAGAAGCCCGAGCGACTCCTCGCGGCCCGCATCGTCCTGGACGACCCGAAGGCGGCGTGGCGGCAGGTCGGAGGCATCGCGATGGCGAGCTTCATGGCGGTGTTCGCCGGCACGGGCGTCGCACTGCTGAACGTGATGAGCGCGTCCGACACCTCGGCCGCCGACGCCGCACTCGCGGCGGACATCCGCACCGGCCTCGTCATCACCCTCATCGGGTCGTTCCTGATGGTGGCGGCATCGGTCGGCGTCAACCAGGCATCCGATGTACTCGACCAGCGCGAGCTGCACCGCAGCCTGCATCACCTGGGCATGCCGCTGGAGACCGTCGATCGAGCGCGCCGCCGTGCCATCATGTCGCCGCTGCTGGTGACCGCGATCGGCTCGGCACTGTGTGCGGCGATCCTCGTCTTCCCTCTCGTGGGAATCGCACTGATCACGGCTCCCCTCTCGCTCCTCACGATCGCGTTGGTCGTGGCGATCGGCATCGGGGTCGTCTGGGCGAGCACCCTGGCAACGCGTCCGCTGCTCGCCCGAGCGTTCCAGACGGCGTGA
- the mutM gene encoding bifunctional DNA-formamidopyrimidine glycosylase/DNA-(apurinic or apyrimidinic site) lyase gives MPELPEVEVVRAGLAPAAIGSVITAVSVWDDRAITRHPAGAADFVGRLEGRTFSDAARRGKFLWLPLADTESALIAHLGMSGQMLLRTPDAVAERHERVRIHLEHPTHGELAIVFADQRTFGSLAVDDLVHDGPSLIPTQVSHIARDPMDVLFDDPRFRTALLRKHSAIKRVLLDQGVVSGIGNIYADEALWAARIHPETAADRLSTVAVNRLLAEVRAVLAKALAEGGTSFDAQYVNVNGQAGYFAHSLNAYGRGGQPCPRCGSPIRRESFMNRSSHYCPRCQRRR, from the coding sequence GTGCCTGAGCTTCCCGAGGTCGAGGTCGTCCGTGCAGGGCTCGCGCCCGCAGCGATCGGCTCGGTCATCACCGCCGTGAGCGTGTGGGACGACCGTGCGATCACGCGGCATCCCGCCGGCGCAGCGGACTTCGTCGGGCGCCTCGAGGGGCGGACCTTCTCGGACGCTGCACGACGAGGAAAATTCCTCTGGCTTCCGCTCGCCGACACCGAGTCCGCGCTGATCGCTCACCTCGGGATGAGCGGCCAGATGCTGCTGCGCACCCCGGATGCCGTCGCCGAGAGACACGAGCGGGTGCGCATCCATCTGGAGCACCCGACTCACGGGGAGCTCGCGATCGTCTTCGCGGATCAGCGTACCTTCGGCTCGCTCGCCGTCGACGATCTGGTGCACGACGGTCCCTCGCTCATCCCCACCCAGGTCAGCCACATCGCCCGGGATCCGATGGACGTGCTGTTCGACGACCCGCGATTCCGCACGGCGCTGCTGCGCAAGCACAGTGCCATCAAGCGAGTGCTGCTCGACCAGGGCGTCGTCAGCGGGATCGGCAACATCTACGCCGACGAGGCGCTGTGGGCTGCGCGCATCCACCCGGAGACCGCGGCGGATCGGCTGTCGACCGTCGCGGTGAACCGGCTGCTGGCCGAGGTGCGCGCCGTCCTCGCGAAGGCCCTCGCCGAGGGCGGGACGAGTTTCGATGCGCAGTACGTGAACGTCAACGGCCAGGCCGGCTACTTCGCGCACTCGCTGAACGCGTACGGCCGCGGCGGACAGCCGTGCCCGCGGTGCGGGTCGCCCATCCGCCGCGAGTCGTTCATGAATCGGTCCTCGCACTACTGCCCTCGGTGCCAGCGCCGACGCTGA
- the rnc gene encoding ribonuclease III: MTEVPGGTRPLPEKLRVDIDAELLELALTHRSYAYEHGGIPHNERLEFLGDSVLGQAVTVMLFTTHPDLDEGELAKRRASVVSTVALAEVARGIDLGRHLLLGRGEEQTGGRDKDSILADTMEAVIGATYLSAGPEAATELVLRFTEPLLADPERYGAAMDPKTSLQELAARVGATPPRYSVEASGPDHDRRFTATVVVGEVRMTGTGSSKKTAEMAAALSAWRLLNERA, encoded by the coding sequence GTGACGGAGGTCCCCGGGGGGACGAGGCCTCTCCCAGAAAAGCTCCGCGTCGACATCGACGCGGAGCTTCTGGAGTTGGCGCTCACCCACCGCTCCTACGCCTACGAGCACGGCGGCATCCCGCACAACGAGCGCCTGGAGTTCCTGGGCGACTCGGTGCTCGGGCAGGCCGTCACGGTGATGCTGTTCACCACCCACCCCGACCTCGACGAGGGTGAACTCGCGAAGCGTCGGGCGAGCGTGGTCTCGACCGTCGCCCTGGCCGAGGTCGCTCGTGGAATCGATCTGGGGCGCCACCTGCTCCTGGGCCGCGGCGAAGAGCAGACGGGCGGCCGGGACAAGGACTCGATCCTGGCGGACACGATGGAGGCCGTGATCGGCGCCACGTACCTCTCGGCGGGTCCGGAGGCGGCCACCGAGCTCGTGCTGCGATTCACCGAGCCGCTGCTGGCGGACCCTGAGCGGTACGGCGCGGCCATGGATCCGAAGACCAGTCTGCAGGAGCTGGCCGCTCGGGTCGGCGCCACCCCGCCCCGGTATTCCGTCGAGGCGAGCGGGCCGGATCATGATCGCCGCTTCACGGCGACGGTCGTCGTCGGCGAAGTGCGGATGACCGGTACCGGCAGCAGCAAGAAGACCGCCGAGATGGCGGCTGCTCTCAGCGCCTGGCGCCTGCTGAACGAGCGTGCCTGA
- the rpmF gene encoding 50S ribosomal protein L32 produces MAGNPPKRKVSRSNTRSRRAQWKAAPIALVKTIENGKVVYSRPHQAKVVTDSQGTELFLEYKGRKVADV; encoded by the coding sequence ATGGCTGGTAACCCCCCGAAGCGCAAGGTCTCCCGTTCGAACACCCGCTCGCGCCGCGCGCAGTGGAAGGCGGCGCCCATCGCGCTCGTCAAGACCATCGAGAACGGCAAGGTCGTCTACAGCCGTCCGCACCAGGCGAAGGTCGTCACGGACTCGCAGGGCACCGAGCTCTTCCTCGAGTACAAGGGCCGCAAGGTCGCCGACGTCTGA
- a CDS encoding DUF177 domain-containing protein, with protein sequence MREHAFTVTLAETWGEGIVTFEKGSEIDLDVRLESVHEGILVSGTADAEYVGVCGRCLIDIARPVEVEFQELFAYPGEEETDFEVQDDHVDLETLVRDAAVLSLPFQPVCQPDCPGLDPNTGERLAVSTVTEQVAPIDPRWSALQQITDQDGADESRAAEKEES encoded by the coding sequence ATGCGCGAACATGCTTTCACCGTGACCCTGGCCGAGACCTGGGGCGAGGGAATCGTCACCTTCGAGAAGGGGTCGGAGATCGACCTCGACGTGCGCCTCGAGTCGGTCCACGAGGGCATCCTGGTCTCCGGAACAGCGGATGCCGAGTACGTCGGAGTGTGCGGAAGATGCCTGATCGACATCGCTCGGCCGGTCGAAGTCGAGTTCCAGGAGCTTTTCGCGTATCCTGGTGAGGAAGAAACTGACTTCGAGGTTCAAGACGACCACGTGGATCTTGAAACTCTTGTCAGGGATGCGGCCGTGTTGTCGCTTCCATTTCAACCGGTGTGTCAGCCGGATTGCCCCGGGCTCGACCCGAACACGGGTGAGCGACTGGCCGTGAGCACCGTAACGGAGCAGGTGGCTCCCATCGATCCTCGATGGAGTGCGCTCCAACAGATCACAGACCAGGACGGCGCGGATGAATCTCGTGCCGCCGAGAAAGAAGAGAGCTAG
- the coaD gene encoding pantetheine-phosphate adenylyltransferase, whose product MSSRIAVVPGSFDPPTLGHLDVIRRAAKLYDELHVLVVHNPGKEAMLPIAQRLALLERSIDEDGMPGTIVIGSWSMGLLVDYARDVGAGVLVKGIRSQIDVAYESPMAIVNRHLADIETVFLLPDPSHAMVSSSLVRQVASLGGDVTPFVPPAVAAFLDTGARGI is encoded by the coding sequence ATGAGCAGTCGGATCGCCGTCGTCCCGGGTTCGTTCGATCCGCCGACCCTGGGTCACCTCGACGTGATCCGCCGGGCCGCGAAGCTGTACGACGAGCTGCACGTGCTCGTTGTGCACAATCCCGGCAAGGAGGCGATGCTGCCGATCGCGCAGCGCCTCGCGCTGCTGGAGCGGTCCATCGACGAGGACGGCATGCCGGGGACGATCGTGATCGGCTCCTGGAGTATGGGGCTTCTGGTCGACTATGCCCGCGATGTCGGAGCCGGGGTGCTGGTCAAGGGCATCCGGTCGCAGATCGACGTCGCGTACGAGTCGCCCATGGCGATCGTGAACCGGCATCTCGCCGACATCGAGACGGTCTTCCTGCTTCCCGATCCCTCGCACGCGATGGTGTCGAGCTCCCTCGTGCGACAGGTGGCGTCTCTCGGCGGCGACGTGACGCCCTTCGTCCCACCGGCCGTCGCGGCGTTCCTCGACACGGGCGCGCGCGGCATCTGA